From Vicugna pacos chromosome 6, VicPac4, whole genome shotgun sequence, a single genomic window includes:
- the KLHL33 gene encoding kelch-like protein 33 isoform X2, with protein sequence MSVSDSTDRRRSDPEQASLPVQKDSLDHTLPARRTPSWPPSADEDPSLPPFPLGEPGTRPMVPGSLASPSLSLEEEEEEEEDEDGEDTAEPEELRSEEHPSQFFSEAQRLREQRLLLDEEVSVGGRVYGVHRVILAAVSSLFRDRLLNGRGQQPLFSLEVTPGAWEAVLTFAYEGVLGPAPRGDVLVAAEALGAPRVKAAAQWGREGAGSAGEDEKHPSQAEELRENLRSIELLYQEGIGCDLELEAGSCRLQVHRAALACGSEFFGAMLLSGMRESQGTEVSLHTISAQDLRLLVSYAYSGVVRARWPGLLRAAQAALQYQSSSCLALCQRALARGLSPARCLTLIPMAEAPGFEMLWSKAHQYLLTHLPAVALCSTFPSLPAACLAELLDSDELHLQEEFEAFVAARCWLAANPEIQESDAKALLRCIRFGRMSTRELRRVRAAGLPPPLSPDLLYQLMVEAEVPGQERRREPDQALVVIGGDGLRSDMAVRQPSRGVWWARAFRCGTGLVRTVDWGRLPALPAPGRFRHGAVSLAGSELYVCGGQDFYTNSNTLASTLRWDPSQEDWEEVAPLCQARSLFPLVELDGLLYALGGQDNGVALNSVETYNPEVNVWRPAPALPAPRFAHAAAVLEGRLYVSGGCSGTGQYLASLLHYDPKLEKPGTLLSPMGVPRAGHVMAALGGRLYVAGGLGETGDLLSVEAYEPRTDSWTHLTSLPSPHVGAAGAVVQGELLVLGGYSHRTYAPSHLIHAYCPGLGRWLCLGTLPRPRAEMPACILTLPAVQHIALLPMRHQTKPAG encoded by the exons ATGAGCGTCTCGGATTCAACAGATCGTCGTCGGTCAGACCCAGAGCAAGCCTCTCTTCCGGTCCAGAAAGACAGCCTTGACCACACTTTGCCAGCCCGGAGAACCCCTTCCTGGCCTCCGTCCGCGGACGAGGATCCCAGTTTGCCCCCCTttcctctgggagagcctggcACCAGGCCAATGGTCCCAGGGAGCCTTGCCTCTCCATCTTTGTCcctagaggaagaagaggaggaggaagaggatgaggaCGGAGAAGACACAGCAGAGCCCGAGGAACTGCGCAGCGAGGAGCATCCCAGCCAGTTTTTCTCGGAGGCACAGCGGCTGCGGGAGCAGAGATTGTTGCTGGATGAAGAGGTGTCAGTAGGGGGGCGAGTATACGGGGTGCATCGGGTTATCCTGGCCGCAGTCAGCAGCCTCTTCAGAGACAGGCTGCTGAACGGCAGAGGTCAGCAACCCCTCTTCAGCCTGGAAGTAACGCCCGGGGCCTGGGAGGCCGTGCTGACCTTTGCCTATGAGGGAGTGCTGGGACCCGCCCCGCGGGGGGATGTGCTGGTCGCGGCTGAAGCCCTGGGAGCGCCCCGGGTAAAGGCCGCAGCCCAGTGGGGACGCGAGGGAGCAGGAAGCGCCGGGGAAGATGAAAAGCACCCCAGCCAGGCAGAGGAGCTGAGAGAGAACTTGCGCAGCATCGAGCTCCTGTACCAAGAGGGCATCGGATGTGACCTGGAGCTGGAGGCAGGCAGCTGCCGGCTGCAGG TGCACCGAGCGGCCCTCGCCTGTGGCAGTGAGTTCTTTGGGGCCATGCTCCTGAGTGGGATGAGGGAATCCCAGGGCACAGAGGTGTCTCTGCACACCATCTCTGCCCAGGACCTGCGACTCCTCGTGTCTTATGCCTACTCCGGGGTTGTGCGGGCAAGGTGGCCAGGACTGCTGAGAGCCGCCCAGGCTGCTCTGCAGTACCAGAGCTCTTCTTGCCTGGCCTTGTGCCAGAGAGCCTTGGCACGAGGCCTCAGCCCTGCCCGTTGCCTGACCCTGATCCCCATGGCTGAAGCCCCTGGGTTTGAGATGCTCTGGAGCAAAGCGCACCAGTACCTCCTCACCCACCTGCCCGCTGTGGCTTTGTGTTCCACTTTCCCTTCTTTACCGGCTGCCTGCCTGGCTGAGCTCCTGGACAGCGATGAGCTACATTTGCAGGAGGAGTTCGAGGCCTTTGTGGCTGCACGGTGTTGGCTAGCTGCCAACCCTGAGATCCAGGAGTCAGATGCCAAGGCCCTACTTCGATGTATCCGCTTTGGCCGCATGTCTACCAGGGAGCTACGGAGGGTACGGGCGGCTGGACTGCCTCCACCCCTGTCCCCGGACTTGCTCTATCAGCTGATGGTGGAGGCTGAGGTTCCAGGACAAGAGAGACGGAGGGAACCTGACCAGGCCCTGGTAGTGATTGGCGGGGATGGGCTCAGATCAGACATGGCCGTGAGACAGCCGTCCCGAGGAGTGTGGTGGGCCCGGGCCTTTCGCTGCGGCACAGGACTGGTTCGCACTGTGGACTGGGGGCGGCTGCCTGCCCTACCTGCCCCAGGGCGCTTCCGGCATGGGGCTGTCAGCCTAGCAGGAAGTGAACTCTACGTGTGTGGGGGACAGGATTTCTACACTAACTCTAACACCCTGGCTTCGACTCTCAG GTGGGACCCCAGTCAAGAGGATTGGGAGGAGGTGGCACCTTTGTGCCAGGCTCGGAGCCTTTTCCCCTTGGTGGAACTGGATGGACTGCTTTATGCCCTGGGCGGACAAGACAATGGTGTTGCCCTCAACTCTGTGGAGACTTACAACCCCGAGGTCAATGTCTGGAG GCCAGCACCTGCACTGCCAGCACCACGCTTTGCCCACGCAGCGGCTGTTTTGGAGGGCCGGTTGTACGTGAGCGGTGGCTGCAGCGGGACTGGCCAATACCTGGCCTCGTTGCTGCACTATGACCCCAAACTTGAGAAGCCGGGGACACTTCTGAGCCCTATGGGGGTACCTCGGGCTGGCCATGTCATGGCTGCTCTGGGTGGGCGGTTGTATGTAGCGGGTGGGCTAGGTGAGACTGGGGACCTGCTGAGCGTGGAGGCCTATGAACCAAGGACTGATAGCTGGACTCACTTGACGTCCCTGCCTTCCCCCCACGTGGGGGCTGCAGGTGCTGTGGTGCAGGGGGAGCTACTGGTGCTGGGGGGCTACAGCCACCGTACTTATGCCCCCTCCCACCTTATCCATGCCTACTGTCCTGGCCTGGGCCGATGGCTCTGCCTGGGAACTCTGCCGAGGCCCCGGGCTGAGATGCCTGCCTGCATCCTGACGCTGCCCGCTGTGCAGCACATAGCTTTGCTTCCCATGCGGCACCAAACTAAACCTGCTGGGTGA
- the KLHL33 gene encoding kelch-like protein 33 isoform X1 — MTSATLSEVEQAQRTWAMSVSDSTDRRRSDPEQASLPVQKDSLDHTLPARRTPSWPPSADEDPSLPPFPLGEPGTRPMVPGSLASPSLSLEEEEEEEEDEDGEDTAEPEELRSEEHPSQFFSEAQRLREQRLLLDEEVSVGGRVYGVHRVILAAVSSLFRDRLLNGRGQQPLFSLEVTPGAWEAVLTFAYEGVLGPAPRGDVLVAAEALGAPRVKAAAQWGREGAGSAGEDEKHPSQAEELRENLRSIELLYQEGIGCDLELEAGSCRLQVHRAALACGSEFFGAMLLSGMRESQGTEVSLHTISAQDLRLLVSYAYSGVVRARWPGLLRAAQAALQYQSSSCLALCQRALARGLSPARCLTLIPMAEAPGFEMLWSKAHQYLLTHLPAVALCSTFPSLPAACLAELLDSDELHLQEEFEAFVAARCWLAANPEIQESDAKALLRCIRFGRMSTRELRRVRAAGLPPPLSPDLLYQLMVEAEVPGQERRREPDQALVVIGGDGLRSDMAVRQPSRGVWWARAFRCGTGLVRTVDWGRLPALPAPGRFRHGAVSLAGSELYVCGGQDFYTNSNTLASTLRWDPSQEDWEEVAPLCQARSLFPLVELDGLLYALGGQDNGVALNSVETYNPEVNVWRPAPALPAPRFAHAAAVLEGRLYVSGGCSGTGQYLASLLHYDPKLEKPGTLLSPMGVPRAGHVMAALGGRLYVAGGLGETGDLLSVEAYEPRTDSWTHLTSLPSPHVGAAGAVVQGELLVLGGYSHRTYAPSHLIHAYCPGLGRWLCLGTLPRPRAEMPACILTLPAVQHIALLPMRHQTKPAG, encoded by the exons ATGACCTCAGCCACGCTGTCTGAAGTAGAGCAGGCTCAA cgAACCTGGGCCATGAGCGTCTCGGATTCAACAGATCGTCGTCGGTCAGACCCAGAGCAAGCCTCTCTTCCGGTCCAGAAAGACAGCCTTGACCACACTTTGCCAGCCCGGAGAACCCCTTCCTGGCCTCCGTCCGCGGACGAGGATCCCAGTTTGCCCCCCTttcctctgggagagcctggcACCAGGCCAATGGTCCCAGGGAGCCTTGCCTCTCCATCTTTGTCcctagaggaagaagaggaggaggaagaggatgaggaCGGAGAAGACACAGCAGAGCCCGAGGAACTGCGCAGCGAGGAGCATCCCAGCCAGTTTTTCTCGGAGGCACAGCGGCTGCGGGAGCAGAGATTGTTGCTGGATGAAGAGGTGTCAGTAGGGGGGCGAGTATACGGGGTGCATCGGGTTATCCTGGCCGCAGTCAGCAGCCTCTTCAGAGACAGGCTGCTGAACGGCAGAGGTCAGCAACCCCTCTTCAGCCTGGAAGTAACGCCCGGGGCCTGGGAGGCCGTGCTGACCTTTGCCTATGAGGGAGTGCTGGGACCCGCCCCGCGGGGGGATGTGCTGGTCGCGGCTGAAGCCCTGGGAGCGCCCCGGGTAAAGGCCGCAGCCCAGTGGGGACGCGAGGGAGCAGGAAGCGCCGGGGAAGATGAAAAGCACCCCAGCCAGGCAGAGGAGCTGAGAGAGAACTTGCGCAGCATCGAGCTCCTGTACCAAGAGGGCATCGGATGTGACCTGGAGCTGGAGGCAGGCAGCTGCCGGCTGCAGG TGCACCGAGCGGCCCTCGCCTGTGGCAGTGAGTTCTTTGGGGCCATGCTCCTGAGTGGGATGAGGGAATCCCAGGGCACAGAGGTGTCTCTGCACACCATCTCTGCCCAGGACCTGCGACTCCTCGTGTCTTATGCCTACTCCGGGGTTGTGCGGGCAAGGTGGCCAGGACTGCTGAGAGCCGCCCAGGCTGCTCTGCAGTACCAGAGCTCTTCTTGCCTGGCCTTGTGCCAGAGAGCCTTGGCACGAGGCCTCAGCCCTGCCCGTTGCCTGACCCTGATCCCCATGGCTGAAGCCCCTGGGTTTGAGATGCTCTGGAGCAAAGCGCACCAGTACCTCCTCACCCACCTGCCCGCTGTGGCTTTGTGTTCCACTTTCCCTTCTTTACCGGCTGCCTGCCTGGCTGAGCTCCTGGACAGCGATGAGCTACATTTGCAGGAGGAGTTCGAGGCCTTTGTGGCTGCACGGTGTTGGCTAGCTGCCAACCCTGAGATCCAGGAGTCAGATGCCAAGGCCCTACTTCGATGTATCCGCTTTGGCCGCATGTCTACCAGGGAGCTACGGAGGGTACGGGCGGCTGGACTGCCTCCACCCCTGTCCCCGGACTTGCTCTATCAGCTGATGGTGGAGGCTGAGGTTCCAGGACAAGAGAGACGGAGGGAACCTGACCAGGCCCTGGTAGTGATTGGCGGGGATGGGCTCAGATCAGACATGGCCGTGAGACAGCCGTCCCGAGGAGTGTGGTGGGCCCGGGCCTTTCGCTGCGGCACAGGACTGGTTCGCACTGTGGACTGGGGGCGGCTGCCTGCCCTACCTGCCCCAGGGCGCTTCCGGCATGGGGCTGTCAGCCTAGCAGGAAGTGAACTCTACGTGTGTGGGGGACAGGATTTCTACACTAACTCTAACACCCTGGCTTCGACTCTCAG GTGGGACCCCAGTCAAGAGGATTGGGAGGAGGTGGCACCTTTGTGCCAGGCTCGGAGCCTTTTCCCCTTGGTGGAACTGGATGGACTGCTTTATGCCCTGGGCGGACAAGACAATGGTGTTGCCCTCAACTCTGTGGAGACTTACAACCCCGAGGTCAATGTCTGGAG GCCAGCACCTGCACTGCCAGCACCACGCTTTGCCCACGCAGCGGCTGTTTTGGAGGGCCGGTTGTACGTGAGCGGTGGCTGCAGCGGGACTGGCCAATACCTGGCCTCGTTGCTGCACTATGACCCCAAACTTGAGAAGCCGGGGACACTTCTGAGCCCTATGGGGGTACCTCGGGCTGGCCATGTCATGGCTGCTCTGGGTGGGCGGTTGTATGTAGCGGGTGGGCTAGGTGAGACTGGGGACCTGCTGAGCGTGGAGGCCTATGAACCAAGGACTGATAGCTGGACTCACTTGACGTCCCTGCCTTCCCCCCACGTGGGGGCTGCAGGTGCTGTGGTGCAGGGGGAGCTACTGGTGCTGGGGGGCTACAGCCACCGTACTTATGCCCCCTCCCACCTTATCCATGCCTACTGTCCTGGCCTGGGCCGATGGCTCTGCCTGGGAACTCTGCCGAGGCCCCGGGCTGAGATGCCTGCCTGCATCCTGACGCTGCCCGCTGTGCAGCACATAGCTTTGCTTCCCATGCGGCACCAAACTAAACCTGCTGGGTGA